The Corallococcus silvisoli genome contains a region encoding:
- a CDS encoding SixA phosphatase family protein gives MRIFLVRHGDADAEIPDGLGDEARALTAKARANVALHFAALSERMGPISLILTSPLVRTVQTAQILSYSTKHEGLLRVHRCLLPDMPVGAVEPVLKEYSDENLVLVGHQPSMGALAAHLLGMQSFPKPVNPGTVIAMEWPDTPTSTADQVPGEKGENPPAQHLKFLFYAAPGQQVLDVIQ, from the coding sequence TTGAGGATTTTCCTGGTAAGGCACGGCGATGCGGACGCGGAGATCCCTGACGGTCTCGGCGACGAGGCGCGCGCGCTGACCGCGAAGGCCCGCGCGAACGTCGCCCTGCACTTCGCGGCGCTGTCGGAGCGCATGGGGCCCATCAGCCTCATCCTCACCAGCCCGCTGGTGCGCACGGTGCAAACCGCGCAGATCCTCTCCTACTCCACGAAGCATGAAGGCCTCCTGCGCGTTCACCGCTGCCTGCTGCCGGACATGCCGGTGGGCGCGGTGGAGCCCGTGCTCAAGGAGTACTCCGACGAGAACCTCGTCCTGGTCGGCCACCAGCCCTCCATGGGCGCGCTGGCGGCGCACCTCTTGGGGATGCAGTCGTTCCCCAAGCCGGTGAACCCGGGCACGGTCATCGCCATGGAGTGGCCGGACACGCCCACCAGCACGGCGGACCAGGTGCCCGGCGAGAAGGGGGAGAATCCCCCGGCCCAGCACCTGAAGTTCCTGTTCTACGCCGCCCCGGGCCAGCAGGTCCTCGACGTCATCCAGTGA
- the cyaY gene encoding iron donor protein CyaY, with translation MMDEARYNPLVAAAFKRILAAADAFDPDVMEADATGDMVTLTAQSREKCIINTQRAVRQLWVAGQGQGIHFDYDEATRTWKDDKGRGLELFAFVAGVVKHLTGQDLVYPS, from the coding sequence ATGATGGATGAAGCCCGCTACAACCCGCTCGTCGCCGCCGCCTTCAAGCGCATCCTGGCGGCGGCGGACGCCTTCGACCCGGACGTGATGGAGGCCGACGCCACCGGCGACATGGTGACGCTCACGGCCCAGTCCCGGGAGAAGTGCATCATCAACACCCAGCGCGCCGTGCGGCAGCTCTGGGTGGCCGGCCAGGGCCAGGGCATCCACTTCGACTACGACGAAGCCACGCGCACCTGGAAGGACGACAAGGGGCGCGGGCTGGAGCTGTTCGCCTTCGTCGCGGGCGTGGTGAAGCACCTCACCGGCCAGGACCTCGTCTACCCGTCCTGA
- the frr gene encoding ribosome recycling factor, translated as MADAAAELKSRIDKSLDDLKRELAKVRTGRASTAILDGIKVDQYGTPTPLAGVASINAPEPRLITIKPWDKGVLKDIEKALREANLGINPMNDGEMIRLPFPPLTEERRKDIVKQVKAKGEEHKVAIRNIRRDANEALKTQQKDKKITEDDLKRLTKDVQDKTDAGIKQVDTLLAAKEQEVMKV; from the coding sequence ATGGCTGACGCCGCCGCGGAACTGAAGAGCCGTATCGACAAGTCACTGGACGACCTCAAGCGGGAGCTGGCCAAGGTGCGCACCGGCCGTGCGAGCACCGCCATCCTGGACGGCATCAAGGTGGACCAGTACGGAACGCCGACGCCGCTGGCGGGCGTGGCCAGCATCAACGCGCCGGAGCCCCGCCTCATCACCATCAAGCCCTGGGACAAGGGCGTGCTGAAGGACATCGAGAAGGCCCTGCGTGAAGCCAACCTGGGCATCAACCCGATGAACGACGGCGAGATGATCCGCCTGCCCTTCCCGCCGCTCACGGAGGAGCGCCGCAAGGACATCGTGAAGCAGGTGAAGGCGAAGGGCGAGGAGCACAAGGTCGCCATCCGCAACATCCGCCGCGACGCGAACGAGGCCCTCAAGACTCAGCAGAAGGACAAGAAGATCACCGAGGACGACCTCAAGCGCCTCACCAAGGACGTCCAGGACAAGACGGACGCCGGCATCAAGCAGGTGGACACGCTGCTCGCCGCCAAGGAACAGGAAGTGATGAAGGTCTGA
- the pyrH gene encoding UMP kinase, whose protein sequence is MSESTSPYKRILLKLSGEALMGEGKYGIHPPTLTRIAEEIAELSRAGIELAVVIGGGNIFRGVAGATEGMDRASADYMGMLATCINSMALQDSLEKQGLKTRVQSAIKMEQIAEPYIRRRAVRHLEKGRVVIFAAGTGNPYFTTDTAASLRAMEINAQVILKATKVDGVYNADPKKDPAARRYRTLTYMDVLKQNLNVMDSTAISLCMDNKLPIIVFDLGTRGNIQRAVMGQGEFGTVVGASETVWA, encoded by the coding sequence ATGTCCGAATCCACCTCTCCCTACAAGCGCATCCTCCTCAAACTGTCGGGCGAAGCCCTGATGGGCGAGGGGAAGTACGGCATCCACCCGCCCACCCTCACGCGCATCGCGGAAGAAATCGCGGAGCTGTCGCGGGCGGGCATCGAGCTGGCCGTCGTCATTGGCGGAGGCAACATCTTCCGCGGCGTGGCCGGCGCCACCGAAGGCATGGACCGCGCGAGCGCGGACTACATGGGCATGCTGGCCACCTGCATCAACTCCATGGCGTTGCAGGACTCGCTGGAGAAGCAGGGCCTGAAGACGCGCGTGCAGTCCGCCATCAAGATGGAGCAGATCGCCGAGCCCTACATCCGCCGGCGCGCGGTGCGCCACCTGGAGAAGGGCCGCGTGGTCATCTTCGCGGCGGGCACGGGCAACCCGTACTTCACCACCGACACGGCCGCGTCGCTGCGCGCGATGGAGATCAACGCGCAGGTCATCCTCAAGGCGACCAAGGTGGACGGCGTCTACAACGCGGACCCGAAGAAGGACCCGGCCGCGAGGCGCTACCGGACGCTCACGTACATGGACGTCCTCAAGCAGAACCTCAACGTGATGGACTCCACGGCCATCTCGCTGTGCATGGACAACAAGCTGCCCATCATCGTGTTCGACCTGGGAACGCGCGGGAACATCCAGCGCGCCGTCATGGGCCAGGGCGAGTTCGGCACCGTCGTGGGTGCCTCCGAGACCGTCTGGGCCTGA
- the tsf gene encoding translation elongation factor Ts, with protein MAEITAQMVKDLRERTNAGMMDCKKALAESGGDFAKAEEWLRKKGISKAEGKAGRVAAEGIVGTYVHGGRIGVIVEVNCETDFVARNPDFQELVKDVAMQVAAANPKFVRREEVPSDAMDKEKEIQRELLKQQGKPEAMLEKILVGKMEKYYEGVCLVDQLWVKDDKKKVGEMINERAAKIGEKISVRRFVRYEVGEGIEKKKDDLAAEVAKTLGQA; from the coding sequence ATGGCTGAAATCACTGCCCAGATGGTGAAGGACCTCCGCGAGCGGACCAACGCCGGCATGATGGACTGCAAGAAGGCGCTGGCCGAGTCCGGCGGCGACTTCGCCAAGGCCGAGGAGTGGCTGCGCAAGAAGGGCATCTCCAAGGCCGAGGGCAAGGCGGGCCGCGTCGCCGCCGAGGGCATCGTCGGCACCTACGTCCACGGTGGCCGCATCGGCGTCATCGTGGAGGTCAACTGCGAGACGGACTTCGTCGCCCGCAACCCGGACTTCCAGGAGCTGGTGAAGGACGTGGCCATGCAGGTCGCCGCGGCCAACCCCAAGTTCGTCCGCCGTGAGGAGGTCCCCTCCGACGCGATGGACAAGGAGAAGGAGATCCAGCGCGAGCTGCTCAAGCAGCAGGGCAAGCCGGAGGCGATGCTGGAGAAGATCCTCGTGGGCAAGATGGAGAAGTACTACGAGGGCGTCTGCCTGGTGGATCAGCTCTGGGTGAAGGACGACAAGAAGAAGGTCGGCGAGATGATCAACGAGCGCGCCGCCAAGATTGGCGAGAAGATCTCCGTGCGCCGCTTCGTCCGCTACGAAGTGGGCGAGGGCATCGAGAAGAAGAAGGACGACCTGGCCGCCGAGGTCGCCAAGACGCTGGGCCAGGCGTAA
- the rpsB gene encoding 30S ribosomal protein S2, whose protein sequence is MDSQQDTQTQAQAMAAASGITMRQLLEAGVHFGHQTKRWNPKMKPYIFGARNGIYIIDLQKTVAMARAAFRFVADITARGGSVLFVGTKKQAQDVIHEEAARAGQFYVTSRWLGGTLTNFKTIKQGIDRLKTLEKMAEDGTFERLPKKEVAQLDREREKLEKNLGGVKDMAKLPRCVFVIDPKKEHIAIHEATRLGIPVIGLVDTNCDPDGIDFVIPGNDDAIRSIKLFTSKIADACLEGAARYRASGAAERDEQEEREGRDDRRDRDDRRGPRRNDRRDRDDRRGGGDRGGERRGPLVEMKGASAAPVATEQAPEGGEGTSAE, encoded by the coding sequence ATGGATAGCCAGCAGGATACGCAGACCCAGGCCCAGGCGATGGCCGCCGCCAGCGGCATCACGATGCGCCAGCTCCTCGAGGCCGGCGTTCACTTCGGCCACCAGACCAAGCGCTGGAACCCGAAGATGAAGCCGTACATCTTCGGCGCCCGCAACGGCATCTACATCATCGACCTGCAGAAGACCGTGGCGATGGCCCGCGCGGCCTTCCGCTTCGTGGCGGACATCACGGCCCGCGGCGGGTCGGTGCTCTTCGTCGGCACCAAGAAGCAGGCGCAGGACGTCATCCACGAGGAGGCCGCCCGCGCCGGTCAGTTCTACGTCACCAGCCGCTGGCTGGGTGGCACGCTGACGAACTTCAAGACCATCAAGCAGGGCATCGACCGCCTCAAGACGCTGGAGAAGATGGCCGAGGACGGCACCTTCGAGCGCCTGCCCAAGAAGGAAGTCGCCCAGCTCGACCGCGAGCGCGAGAAGCTGGAGAAGAACCTGGGCGGCGTGAAGGACATGGCGAAGCTGCCCCGCTGCGTCTTCGTCATCGACCCGAAGAAGGAGCACATCGCCATCCACGAGGCCACCCGCCTGGGCATCCCGGTGATTGGCCTGGTGGACACGAACTGCGATCCGGACGGCATCGACTTCGTCATCCCGGGCAACGACGACGCCATCCGCTCCATCAAGCTCTTCACGTCGAAGATCGCGGACGCGTGCCTCGAGGGCGCGGCGCGCTACCGTGCGTCCGGCGCCGCCGAGCGCGACGAGCAGGAGGAGCGCGAGGGCCGTGACGACCGCCGCGACCGCGACGACCGCCGTGGGCCGCGCCGCAATGACCGCCGCGACCGCGATGACCGCCGGGGCGGTGGTGACCGCGGCGGCGAGCGCCGTGGGCCCCTCGTGGAGATGAAGGGCGCCTCCGCCGCCCCCGTCGCCACCGAGCAGGCGCCCGAGGGTGGCGAGGGCACGTCGGCGGAGTAA
- the secA gene encoding preprotein translocase subunit SecA, with protein MIEWTLKKLIGTKNERELKKARVKVARINELEGRMKALQDDDFARETARMKQEIANGRPLDDLLFEAFALTREAARRVIGQRHYDVQLVGGMFLHEGCIAEMRTGEGKTLTATLPSYLNALSGRGVHVVTVNDYLARRDAEWMGRVYKFLGMTTGCVLHELSDKQRQEAYRSDITYGQNNEFGFDYLRDNMKFRLQDYVQRELNYAIVDEVDSILIDEARTPLIISGPTEDSTDKYYRVDQVIPGLVPDQDYTLDEKHRAVALTDDGIDKLQKRLNVGNLYDPGEIETLHHVEQALRAHTLYKRDKDYVVKDGEVQIVDEFTGRLMEGRRWSDGLHQAIEAKEGVKIENENQTLATVSFQNYFRMYSKLSGMTGTADTEAEEFAKIYNLDVRVIPTNRPAVRRDDQDVVYKTEREKFEAVAGQIEELHKAGQPVLVGTVSIAKSEVVSNFLKKRGVPHNVLNAKAHQREADIVAQAGRKGAVTISTNMAGRGTDILLGGNAEAMTKSAMGAPPEPPEAVDGQPLDLTGYQQALADYEARFAQTKTQNEELTKQERREVMAAGGLFIIGTERHESRRVDNQLRGRAGRQGDPGASRFFLSLEDDLMRIFGSERIQMLMERLGMEEGEVIEHVWLSRAIESAQKRVEGHNFDIRKNLLEYDDVMNQQRRTIYKLRRQVLASGAGIPLVEYEEDVKTRVKTRSERVISWADFREMVLDAVEDVVVSMTDTYAPTRSSDTWDIASLSNAVKESLNLEMSFEGTGSRDELQEQIYAAAEKVFTAREQEFSEDFMRFLQYRYLATIDQLWKDHLLAMDHLRQGIGLRGYGQKDPKQEYKKEGYEGFMQMLGAIKTQFVSQMMRVQARSASNAAEETARIQRQLAQQQKRAVEGRADAEGKIEESTATPVAQREAAAAPARTVGRNDPCPCGSGRKYKKCHGASEANA; from the coding sequence ATGATTGAATGGACGCTAAAGAAGCTCATCGGGACGAAGAATGAGCGCGAGCTCAAGAAAGCCCGCGTGAAGGTCGCCCGCATCAACGAACTGGAAGGCCGCATGAAGGCCCTCCAGGACGATGATTTCGCGCGTGAAACCGCCCGGATGAAGCAGGAGATCGCGAACGGCCGTCCGCTGGACGACCTGCTGTTCGAGGCCTTCGCCCTCACCCGTGAGGCGGCGCGCCGCGTCATCGGCCAGCGGCACTACGACGTGCAGCTCGTGGGCGGCATGTTCCTGCACGAGGGCTGCATCGCGGAGATGCGCACCGGTGAAGGCAAGACGCTCACCGCGACGCTGCCCTCCTACCTCAACGCGCTGTCGGGCCGGGGCGTGCACGTCGTCACCGTGAACGACTACCTGGCCCGCCGCGACGCGGAGTGGATGGGCCGCGTCTACAAGTTCCTGGGCATGACGACGGGGTGCGTGCTCCACGAGCTGTCCGACAAGCAGCGCCAGGAGGCGTACCGCTCGGACATCACGTACGGGCAGAACAACGAGTTCGGCTTCGACTACCTGCGCGACAACATGAAGTTCCGTCTGCAGGACTACGTCCAGCGCGAGCTCAACTACGCCATCGTCGACGAGGTGGACTCCATCCTCATCGACGAGGCCCGCACGCCGCTCATCATCTCCGGCCCCACCGAGGACAGCACCGACAAGTACTACCGGGTGGATCAGGTCATCCCGGGCCTCGTGCCGGACCAGGACTACACCCTGGATGAGAAGCACCGCGCCGTGGCCCTCACCGACGACGGCATCGACAAGCTCCAGAAGCGCCTGAACGTCGGCAACCTCTACGACCCGGGCGAAATCGAGACCCTCCACCACGTCGAGCAGGCCCTGCGCGCGCACACGCTCTACAAGCGCGACAAGGACTACGTGGTGAAGGACGGCGAGGTGCAGATCGTCGACGAGTTCACCGGCCGCCTCATGGAGGGCCGGCGCTGGTCGGACGGCCTCCACCAGGCCATCGAGGCCAAGGAGGGCGTGAAGATCGAGAACGAGAACCAGACGCTCGCCACGGTCTCGTTCCAGAACTACTTCCGCATGTACTCCAAGCTGTCCGGCATGACGGGCACCGCGGACACGGAGGCCGAGGAGTTCGCGAAGATCTACAACCTGGACGTGCGCGTCATCCCGACCAACCGTCCCGCGGTCCGCCGCGACGACCAGGACGTGGTCTACAAGACGGAGCGCGAGAAGTTCGAGGCCGTCGCCGGCCAGATTGAAGAGCTGCACAAGGCCGGTCAGCCGGTGCTCGTGGGCACGGTGTCCATCGCCAAGAGCGAAGTGGTGTCCAACTTCCTCAAGAAGCGGGGCGTGCCGCACAACGTCCTCAACGCCAAGGCGCACCAGCGCGAGGCGGACATCGTCGCGCAGGCGGGCCGCAAGGGCGCGGTCACCATCTCCACCAACATGGCCGGCCGCGGCACGGACATCCTGCTGGGCGGCAACGCGGAGGCCATGACCAAGAGCGCCATGGGCGCGCCGCCGGAGCCGCCGGAGGCCGTGGACGGACAGCCGCTGGACCTCACCGGCTACCAGCAGGCGCTGGCGGACTACGAGGCGCGCTTCGCCCAGACGAAGACGCAGAACGAGGAGCTGACGAAGCAGGAGCGCCGGGAGGTCATGGCCGCTGGCGGCCTCTTCATCATCGGCACCGAGCGCCACGAGTCCCGCCGCGTGGACAACCAGCTGCGCGGCCGCGCCGGCCGCCAGGGTGACCCGGGCGCCAGCCGCTTCTTCCTGTCGCTGGAAGACGACCTGATGCGCATCTTCGGGTCCGAGCGCATCCAGATGCTGATGGAGCGCCTGGGCATGGAGGAGGGCGAGGTCATCGAGCACGTGTGGCTCTCCCGCGCCATCGAGAGCGCGCAGAAGCGGGTCGAAGGCCACAACTTCGACATCCGCAAGAACCTGCTCGAGTACGACGACGTGATGAACCAGCAGCGGCGCACCATCTACAAGCTGCGCCGCCAGGTGCTCGCGTCGGGCGCGGGCATCCCCCTCGTGGAGTACGAGGAGGATGTGAAGACGCGGGTGAAGACGCGCTCCGAGCGCGTCATCTCCTGGGCGGACTTCCGGGAGATGGTGTTGGACGCGGTGGAGGACGTCGTCGTGTCCATGACGGACACCTACGCCCCCACGCGCAGCTCCGACACCTGGGACATCGCGTCGCTGTCCAACGCGGTGAAGGAGTCGCTCAACCTCGAGATGAGCTTCGAGGGCACGGGCAGCCGCGACGAGCTGCAGGAGCAGATCTACGCGGCGGCGGAGAAGGTCTTCACCGCCCGCGAGCAGGAGTTCAGCGAAGACTTCATGCGCTTCCTGCAGTACCGGTACCTGGCCACCATCGACCAGCTGTGGAAGGACCACCTGCTGGCCATGGACCACCTGCGCCAGGGCATCGGCCTGCGCGGCTACGGCCAGAAGGACCCGAAGCAGGAGTACAAGAAGGAGGGCTACGAGGGCTTCATGCAGATGCTCGGCGCCATCAAGACGCAGTTCGTCAGCCAGATGATGCGCGTCCAGGCCCGCTCCGCGTCCAACGCGGCGGAGGAGACGGCCCGCATCCAGCGGCAGCTCGCGCAGCAGCAGAAGCGGGCCGTCGAGGGCCGCGCGGACGCCGAGGGGAAGATCGAGGAGTCCACCGCCACGCCGGTCGCCCAGCGCGAGGCCGCCGCCGCCCCTGCCCGCACCGTCGGGCGCAACGACCCCTGCCCCTGCGGCAGCGGTCGCAAGTACAAGAAGTGCCACGGCGCCAGCGAGGCCAACGCCTAG